In one window of Bdellovibrio bacteriovorus W DNA:
- a CDS encoding general secretion pathway protein D (COG1450 Type II secretory pathway, component PulD): MKKTVSIGLASLMTAQLVGPAAQAQFEDFPPPPPPPDFGDSDNSEDSYFPPPPSSLPSRPSGPASSRGAGTASAESDKSEVLNKSAKDKFANAPIEDINSTNFPETIESFDFPNVEITDLIKAIGELTGKNFIIDPSVRGKITIVAPTKISVAEAYKAFLSALAINGFTVVPSGSFLKVKSARNAQRDNIETFSGAYYPNADQMITRIIHLKHISASQVNRDLRILPSKDGEMNIYEPTNSIIISDYGSNIDRVMKIISQLDVPGFEEQLEVIPIRYAKAKDLADLVDKIVNKGNRPQAGGAPGTFTAGVPRFSRTAGASSQQGASFFMAIPDDRTNSIIVVGNKSGIGRIKRLIAQLDFKIRPEESGGVYVYHVKNGDAEKLAQTLQGVAKDATPKPQTGGSLLSPIGAGGQMQAPQEIFGGDVKIVGDKTTNSLIITASKQDYEVVLNILSKIDTPRDQVFVEAIIMEMSANDGTAWGIGYYKYGDTGYGKVGFNGIDNINTLLSPTGGNGAVIGFGEGKVIEVTDPISKQSLKIPSLLGFINFLKTAKKANILSTPQLMTLDNQEGEIEVGDKVVVGSNATSTGTSGTTITTPVFEDATIKLTLKPFISPTTNQIRMEIKQQVSQLSTASTPKAFQDSTQPLAKRSIKTVINVQNGDTAILGGLMREQDIESVTKVPLLGDIPILGWLFKSRTIVKDKTNMVVFLTPKIIRNTFDSNAIVSQKLDERIDFIKAQGGVDPYGKKMDQIHRRAQAPSGAPAPELQDDDIPFMEE, from the coding sequence ATGAAAAAAACCGTCAGCATAGGACTTGCTTCATTGATGACTGCCCAACTTGTGGGCCCGGCTGCTCAGGCTCAGTTTGAGGACTTCCCTCCTCCTCCGCCGCCACCAGATTTTGGTGATTCAGATAATTCTGAAGATAGCTACTTCCCGCCACCACCGTCTTCTTTACCTTCGCGCCCTTCAGGCCCTGCGTCTTCGCGTGGTGCTGGTACTGCTTCAGCCGAGAGTGATAAGTCAGAGGTTTTAAATAAGTCTGCAAAAGATAAATTTGCCAATGCGCCTATTGAAGATATCAATAGCACTAACTTCCCTGAAACAATTGAGTCTTTCGATTTCCCGAATGTCGAAATCACCGACCTTATTAAAGCTATCGGCGAACTTACGGGGAAGAACTTTATCATCGACCCAAGTGTTCGTGGTAAAATCACAATTGTTGCACCAACAAAGATCTCTGTTGCTGAAGCTTACAAGGCTTTCCTTTCGGCTTTAGCTATCAATGGTTTCACAGTTGTTCCTTCTGGAAGCTTTCTAAAAGTAAAGTCAGCACGTAATGCTCAAAGAGATAATATCGAAACATTCTCTGGAGCCTACTACCCTAATGCTGACCAAATGATCACACGTATTATCCACTTAAAGCACATCTCTGCTTCTCAAGTGAATCGTGATCTGCGTATTTTACCGTCTAAAGATGGTGAAATGAATATTTATGAACCAACAAACTCCATCATTATCTCTGACTACGGTTCTAATATTGACCGTGTGATGAAAATCATCAGTCAGCTAGATGTTCCGGGCTTTGAAGAGCAACTCGAAGTTATTCCTATCCGCTACGCAAAAGCAAAAGACCTTGCGGATCTCGTAGACAAGATCGTGAACAAAGGAAATCGTCCACAAGCTGGCGGTGCTCCAGGTACATTCACAGCAGGGGTTCCACGTTTTTCAAGAACTGCAGGCGCTTCTTCTCAACAAGGAGCCAGCTTCTTTATGGCGATCCCAGATGATAGAACAAATTCTATCATTGTTGTTGGTAATAAATCTGGTATCGGTCGCATCAAACGCCTTATTGCTCAATTGGATTTCAAAATTCGCCCTGAAGAATCTGGTGGCGTTTACGTTTACCACGTTAAAAATGGGGACGCAGAAAAATTAGCACAGACTCTTCAAGGAGTTGCAAAAGATGCCACTCCTAAGCCACAAACTGGCGGAAGCTTGCTTTCTCCAATCGGTGCTGGCGGCCAAATGCAGGCTCCGCAAGAGATCTTTGGTGGCGATGTAAAAATCGTAGGCGATAAGACGACAAACAGCCTCATCATCACAGCGTCTAAGCAAGACTATGAAGTTGTTCTGAATATTCTTTCAAAAATCGACACTCCTCGCGACCAAGTCTTCGTTGAAGCTATCATCATGGAGATGAGTGCGAACGATGGTACTGCATGGGGCATTGGTTACTATAAATACGGCGATACTGGTTATGGTAAAGTCGGATTCAACGGAATTGATAACATCAACACCCTTCTTAGCCCTACTGGCGGTAACGGTGCTGTTATCGGCTTTGGTGAAGGCAAAGTTATCGAAGTCACAGATCCTATCTCTAAGCAGAGCTTGAAGATCCCTAGCCTTTTAGGTTTCATCAACTTCTTAAAGACAGCAAAAAAAGCAAATATCCTTTCGACTCCTCAATTGATGACTTTAGATAACCAAGAAGGTGAAATCGAAGTGGGTGATAAAGTTGTTGTTGGTTCCAATGCAACAAGCACAGGAACTTCTGGAACGACAATCACAACTCCGGTATTTGAAGATGCGACGATTAAACTAACTTTGAAACCATTCATCAGCCCTACGACAAATCAAATTCGTATGGAGATCAAGCAACAGGTTTCTCAGCTATCGACAGCAAGTACTCCAAAGGCATTCCAAGACTCTACTCAGCCGTTAGCCAAACGTTCGATCAAGACTGTGATCAACGTACAAAATGGTGACACTGCGATTTTGGGTGGTTTGATGAGAGAACAAGATATCGAGTCGGTAACGAAAGTCCCTCTTCTTGGAGATATTCCAATCCTAGGTTGGTTGTTTAAGTCACGCACTATCGTGAAAGATAAAACCAATATGGTTGTCTTCTTAACACCTAAGATTATTCGCAACACATTTGATTCAAACGCTATCGTTTCTCAAAAGCTTGACGAACGTATAGATTTTATCAAAGCACAAGGCGGCGTTGATCCTTATGGTAAAAAGATGGATCAAATCCATCGCAGAGCTCAAGCGCCTTCAGGTGCTCCAGCTCCTGAGTTGCAAGACGATGACATTCCATTTATGGAAGAGTAA